From a single Flavobacterium sp. genomic region:
- a CDS encoding class I SAM-dependent methyltransferase gives MNFLEDKSFITVKDFSVSGESFFLLLNEEYQILKTHPQPSLDKLGSYYEFEDYISHTDGKRTLFEKMYHFIKRKAIRDKVKLINSYQPVKGRILDIGAGTGDFLLECKNQNWDILGIEPNDKAKGIALGKGIKFGDTIEKLESNSFDVITMWHVLEHVPDVEHQVAELKRLLKPSGTIIIAVPNFKSYDANHYKEFWAAYDVPRHLWHFSKTAIEKLFDKQNMNLEDVKPMWFDSFYVSLLSEKYKSGKMNFISGFFIGLISNVSGCFKNEFSSHIYVLKNK, from the coding sequence ATGAATTTTTTAGAAGATAAAAGTTTTATTACCGTTAAAGATTTTTCAGTTTCTGGAGAATCGTTTTTTTTGTTGTTAAATGAAGAATACCAAATCTTAAAAACACATCCACAACCTTCTTTAGATAAATTAGGTTCGTATTACGAATTCGAAGATTATATTTCGCACACCGATGGAAAACGTACCCTATTTGAAAAAATGTATCATTTCATCAAAAGAAAAGCTATTCGCGATAAAGTGAAATTAATTAATTCGTACCAACCGGTAAAAGGAAGAATTTTAGATATTGGAGCTGGTACTGGAGATTTTCTTTTGGAATGTAAAAATCAGAATTGGGATATCTTAGGGATTGAACCAAACGATAAAGCAAAAGGAATTGCTCTAGGAAAAGGAATTAAATTTGGAGATACGATCGAAAAATTAGAAAGTAACTCATTTGATGTAATAACGATGTGGCATGTTTTAGAACACGTTCCCGATGTTGAACATCAAGTGGCCGAATTGAAACGCTTATTAAAACCTTCAGGAACAATTATAATTGCTGTTCCAAATTTTAAATCTTATGATGCAAATCATTATAAAGAGTTTTGGGCCGCTTATGATGTGCCAAGACATTTATGGCATTTTTCAAAAACCGCTATTGAAAAATTATTCGACAAACAAAATATGAATTTGGAAGATGTTAAACCAATGTGGTTTGATAGTTTTTATGTGTCGCTTTTATCAGAAAAATATAAATCTGGTAAAATGAATTTCATTTCAGGATTTTTTATTGGTTTGATATCAAATGTATCTGGATGCTTTAAAAATGAGTTTTCTTCACATATTTATGTGCTAAAAAACAAGTAA
- a CDS encoding OmpH family outer membrane protein, which translates to MKKIVLILGVALSILACNKTETNSKEFKTAYINTAEIIEKYEKFKDEDDKFKVKSEELGRPLEAKVRAFQAEAQNFQQSAQAKGPQWAQQKGAELSQREQQLGIEQNALLQQLQQEGAVLKDTLISEVKKFIKDYGKKKGYDYIYGTGDAATILYAKDNYDITKEVLKELNETYKATKKDDKAATKEEEKK; encoded by the coding sequence ATGAAAAAAATTGTATTGATTTTAGGAGTTGCACTTAGCATTTTAGCTTGTAACAAAACAGAGACAAATTCAAAAGAATTCAAAACCGCATATATCAACACAGCTGAAATTATCGAGAAATACGAAAAATTCAAAGATGAAGATGATAAATTCAAAGTAAAATCCGAAGAATTAGGTCGTCCTTTAGAAGCAAAAGTTCGTGCTTTTCAAGCAGAAGCACAAAATTTTCAACAAAGTGCACAAGCAAAAGGACCACAATGGGCACAACAAAAAGGTGCTGAGCTATCTCAAAGAGAGCAACAATTAGGAATTGAACAAAACGCTTTACTCCAACAATTACAACAAGAAGGTGCTGTTTTAAAAGATACTTTAATTAGTGAAGTTAAAAAATTCATTAAAGATTACGGTAAAAAGAAAGGTTATGATTACATTTATGGCACAGGTGATGCGGCTACAATTTTGTATGCTAAAGACAACTATGATATAACTAAAGAAGTTTTAAAAGAACTTAACGAAACTTATAAAGCTACCAAAAAAGACGATAAAGCAGCCACTAAAGAAGAAGAGAAAAAATAA
- a CDS encoding helix-turn-helix domain-containing protein, whose protein sequence is MESVSAAAIYTLRFINQTNKSIFLTGKAGTGKTTLLKEIIATTHKNTVVVAPTGIAALNANGVTIHSMFQLPFAAFIPDNKQLPHFSDTVKFENRDSLGRHFKMNNVKRSVIRNMELLVIDEVSMLRADVLDAMDFMMRKVRRNERPFGGTQVLFIGDLLQLPPVVKNEEWEMLKNYYRGMFFFHSHIIQQYPPLYIELDKIFRQTDAEFIDVLNNLRHNKITSEDVQLLNQFVQPDFDLKKNKGFIILTTHNSKADTINAKSLADLEGKQFTYLPEITADFPEKIYPLEEKLQLKVGAQVMFIKNDLNFEKQFFNGKMGVISSLTEKEIFVHFPEESKTIEVERYEWQNIRYKVNENTKEIEEEVIGTFVHYPIKLAWAITVHKSQGLTFDKAALDVSQVFAPGQAYVALSRLRSLKGLILLSPLRMNGISSDEEVLNYAENKASEEILQHSLAKETLVFWLNTLLNSFDFKELGQEWRNHLFSYNSEAPKSPKTKHNDWAKTQHDKIVEILEPSGKFLSQLHKIFSDENLDVNFAKERCDAAYQYFFKTLDAVAEELLLKIEEVKRIKKVKAFYDELLVLEELQIKAILQLKKAKLLTNIIVEGKEISKKNLISEDISAYKINKLVVVAERFRTSHAALVEDDEDVSYYTDSKKKKTKEPKKSTIEDTLELWKQNLSIYEIAKQRKLTPQTIYNHFTKLIQMEIVQLSDILPEDKIFDLKAAFKDFKGESLGELKEIHGDKFSWDELRLYKASLN, encoded by the coding sequence ATGGAATCAGTATCAGCCGCAGCTATTTACACACTTCGATTTATTAATCAAACCAATAAATCAATCTTCCTTACCGGAAAAGCAGGAACCGGAAAAACCACCCTTTTAAAAGAAATCATTGCCACAACACATAAAAATACGGTTGTTGTAGCACCAACTGGAATTGCCGCTTTGAACGCAAATGGGGTAACCATTCATTCGATGTTTCAATTACCTTTTGCAGCCTTTATACCTGATAATAAACAACTTCCACACTTTTCAGACACCGTAAAATTCGAAAATCGCGATTCACTAGGGCGCCATTTTAAGATGAATAACGTGAAACGTTCTGTAATTCGAAATATGGAATTGTTAGTTATTGATGAAGTTTCTATGCTTCGCGCTGATGTGTTAGATGCAATGGATTTTATGATGCGAAAAGTACGCAGAAACGAACGCCCTTTTGGTGGAACTCAAGTTCTTTTTATAGGAGATTTATTACAATTACCACCCGTTGTGAAAAACGAAGAATGGGAAATGCTGAAAAATTATTACCGTGGCATGTTCTTTTTTCATTCACACATCATTCAGCAATATCCGCCTTTATACATCGAATTAGATAAGATTTTCCGTCAAACAGATGCTGAATTTATTGATGTTTTAAACAATTTACGTCATAATAAAATCACGTCGGAAGATGTGCAACTTCTTAATCAATTCGTGCAACCTGATTTTGATCTCAAGAAAAATAAAGGTTTCATCATTTTAACCACGCATAATTCCAAAGCAGATACAATCAATGCAAAATCTTTAGCAGATTTAGAAGGAAAACAGTTTACCTATTTACCGGAAATCACAGCTGATTTTCCAGAAAAAATTTATCCGTTAGAAGAAAAATTGCAACTCAAAGTTGGAGCACAAGTCATGTTTATTAAAAACGATCTCAATTTTGAAAAGCAATTTTTTAATGGGAAAATGGGCGTCATCAGTTCGTTAACCGAAAAGGAAATTTTTGTTCACTTTCCCGAAGAAAGCAAAACGATTGAAGTGGAACGCTACGAATGGCAAAATATTCGCTACAAAGTCAACGAAAACACAAAAGAAATCGAAGAAGAAGTTATTGGAACGTTTGTCCACTACCCTATCAAATTGGCTTGGGCGATTACGGTTCACAAAAGTCAAGGCTTAACTTTTGACAAAGCAGCGCTTGATGTATCGCAAGTTTTTGCCCCTGGACAAGCGTATGTGGCTTTATCGCGTTTGCGTTCGTTAAAAGGGCTTATTTTGCTTTCTCCTTTGCGAATGAATGGTATTTCTAGTGATGAAGAAGTGCTTAATTATGCCGAAAACAAAGCATCCGAAGAAATCTTGCAACATTCATTAGCCAAAGAAACATTGGTTTTCTGGTTAAATACGTTGCTTAACTCATTTGATTTCAAAGAATTAGGTCAAGAATGGCGCAATCATTTGTTCAGTTATAATTCCGAAGCACCAAAATCGCCAAAAACGAAGCATAACGACTGGGCAAAAACCCAACACGATAAAATCGTCGAAATTTTAGAACCTTCGGGGAAATTTCTATCGCAATTACATAAAATTTTTTCCGATGAAAATCTGGATGTCAATTTCGCAAAAGAGCGATGTGATGCGGCTTATCAGTACTTTTTCAAAACGTTAGATGCAGTTGCAGAAGAATTGTTGTTGAAAATTGAAGAAGTAAAACGCATCAAAAAAGTTAAAGCTTTTTATGATGAATTATTGGTTTTAGAAGAACTTCAAATCAAAGCGATTTTACAACTTAAAAAGGCGAAATTATTGACCAATATCATTGTCGAAGGAAAAGAAATTTCAAAGAAAAATCTAATTTCGGAAGATATTAGTGCCTACAAAATCAATAAGTTAGTGGTTGTTGCAGAGCGCTTTAGAACTTCGCACGCTGCTCTGGTTGAAGACGACGAAGACGTTTCCTATTACACCGATTCGAAAAAGAAAAAAACAAAAGAACCAAAGAAATCTACCATCGAAGATACATTGGAATTGTGGAAACAAAACTTATCCATTTACGAAATTGCGAAACAGCGAAAACTCACACCACAAACTATCTACAACCATTTTACCAAGCTGATTCAAATGGAAATCGTGCAACTTTCAGACATTTTACCAGAAGATAAAATTTTCGATTTAAAAGCCGCTTTCAAAGATTTTAAAGGCGAAAGTTTAGGTGAATTAAAAGAAATCCACGGCGATAAATTCTCTTGGGATGAGTTGCGATTGTATAAAGCGAGTTTAAATTAA
- a CDS encoding DoxX family membrane protein, translating to MIQVAPLLVLALLAITFLQSGYDKIKDWKGNIEWLTGHFASTILAKQVPFALMTVLVLEIIAGVLCVSGIIQLIAEPAVTRGLGFYGAIVSCITLLMLLFGQRLAKDYDGARTIVIYFIPAVLVVFWLN from the coding sequence ATGATACAAGTTGCTCCTCTTTTGGTCTTAGCATTATTAGCAATAACTTTTTTACAATCTGGATATGACAAAATTAAAGATTGGAAAGGCAATATAGAATGGTTAACTGGGCATTTTGCCAGTACTATTCTAGCAAAACAAGTTCCTTTTGCTTTAATGACTGTTTTAGTCTTAGAAATTATTGCAGGTGTTTTGTGTGTTTCAGGAATTATTCAATTAATTGCTGAACCTGCAGTTACTCGTGGATTGGGCTTTTATGGAGCTATTGTTTCTTGTATTACTTTACTAATGTTGCTTTTTGGTCAACGTTTAGCCAAAGATTATGATGGTGCTAGAACGATTGTAATTTATTTCATACCAGCTGTTTTAGTGGTTTTTTGGTTGAATTAA
- a CDS encoding DNA polymerase III subunit delta', whose translation MLFKDILGQEHIKNHLTKSAEAGRIPHAQLFVGSEGCGTLPMAIAYAQYILCGNVGGENMGENTTCNLKFEHFSHPDLHFVFPVAGTDTVKSHAVSDNFMVEWRQFLIESPYGSLFDWLKNLGIQNKQGIIGVDEATDINKKLALKAYEGGYKVMIIWMADKMNGPSANKLLKLLEEPPAKTVFILITESTSDMLQTILSRCQVIDFIGLSESVIAEALVSRENCDPTVAKKIAHQSEGNYNKALHILRKEEDEFPFDEWFVEWVRSAFRAKGNAAAINDLIAWSENIASTGRETQKQFLHYCIHFFRQALLLNYQAKELVFLETKVPKFELEKFAPFVNGANISDIYKELEDAIYHIERNGNSKIILTDLSIKLTRLIHKNA comes from the coding sequence ATGCTTTTTAAAGATATTTTAGGACAGGAACATATTAAAAATCACTTAACTAAGAGTGCCGAAGCCGGAAGAATTCCGCATGCTCAGTTGTTTGTGGGTTCTGAAGGTTGTGGAACACTTCCTATGGCAATTGCCTATGCACAATATATTTTGTGTGGCAATGTGGGTGGAGAAAATATGGGTGAAAACACAACATGTAACCTAAAATTTGAGCATTTTTCCCATCCCGATTTACATTTTGTTTTTCCTGTTGCCGGAACTGACACCGTTAAAAGTCATGCGGTTAGTGATAATTTCATGGTAGAATGGCGTCAATTTTTAATTGAAAGTCCTTACGGAAGTTTGTTTGATTGGCTGAAAAATTTAGGAATTCAAAACAAACAAGGAATAATTGGGGTAGATGAGGCTACTGATATCAATAAAAAATTAGCATTAAAAGCATACGAAGGTGGTTATAAGGTTATGATTATTTGGATGGCCGATAAAATGAATGGCCCTTCCGCAAATAAATTATTGAAATTATTAGAAGAACCACCAGCTAAAACCGTTTTTATTTTAATTACTGAAAGCACCAGCGATATGTTGCAAACCATTTTATCGCGTTGTCAAGTGATTGATTTTATTGGTTTGAGTGAAAGTGTGATTGCGGAAGCTTTGGTTTCACGTGAAAATTGCGATCCAACTGTTGCTAAAAAAATTGCACATCAAAGCGAAGGAAATTACAATAAAGCATTACATATTTTACGAAAAGAAGAAGATGAATTTCCGTTTGACGAATGGTTTGTAGAATGGGTAAGAAGTGCTTTCAGAGCAAAAGGAAATGCGGCTGCCATTAACGATTTAATTGCTTGGAGCGAAAACATTGCGTCCACTGGAAGAGAAACGCAAAAACAATTTTTACATTATTGCATTCATTTCTTTAGACAGGCTTTATTGTTAAATTATCAGGCGAAAGAACTTGTTTTCTTAGAAACAAAAGTGCCAAAATTTGAATTGGAAAAATTTGCTCCGTTTGTAAATGGAGCCAATATTTCTGATATTTACAAAGAATTAGAAGACGCTATTTACCATATAGAACGTAATGGAAATAGTAAAATTATCTTAACTGATTTATCTATAAAATTAACTCGATTAATCCATAAAAACGCATAA
- a CDS encoding phosphoglycerate kinase — translation MKTLNDFNFNNKKAIIRVDFNVPLDENFKVTDATRIEAAKPTIDKILKDGGSVILMSHLGRPKGVEAKYSLQHIVSKTEKILGQKVHFASDCIGEIAENAAKNLQPGEILLLENLRFYAEEEKGDVEFSKKLAALGDIYVNDAFGTAHRAHASTTIIAQFFKEAKCFGYLLAKEIESIEKVLKNSEKPVVAILGGSKVSSKITVIENILDKVNHMIIGGGMTFTFVKALGGKIGNSICEDDKLELAIEILKQAKEKGVQIHIPVDVVAADSFSNDANTQIVDVNQIPDGWQGLDAGPKTLEIIKRIILDSKTILWNGPLGVFEMENFANGTISLGEYIAESTANGAFSLVGGGDSVAAVKQFGLEPKMSYVSTGGGAMLEMLEGRTLPGIAAILD, via the coding sequence ATGAAAACACTTAACGACTTCAATTTCAACAATAAAAAAGCAATTATTAGAGTAGATTTCAATGTGCCTTTAGATGAAAATTTTAAAGTGACAGATGCTACTAGAATTGAGGCAGCTAAGCCAACAATTGATAAAATTTTGAAAGACGGAGGAAGTGTTATTTTAATGAGTCACTTAGGTAGGCCAAAAGGAGTTGAAGCAAAATATTCGTTACAACACATTGTTTCAAAAACGGAAAAAATTTTAGGTCAAAAAGTGCATTTTGCTTCAGATTGTATAGGAGAGATTGCTGAAAATGCCGCGAAAAATTTACAACCAGGCGAAATTTTATTATTAGAAAACTTACGTTTTTATGCTGAAGAAGAAAAAGGAGATGTAGAATTCTCTAAAAAATTAGCCGCTTTAGGTGATATTTATGTAAATGATGCTTTTGGAACAGCGCACAGAGCTCATGCTTCAACCACAATTATTGCCCAATTTTTTAAAGAGGCAAAATGCTTTGGATATTTGTTAGCTAAAGAAATTGAAAGTATTGAAAAAGTACTTAAAAATTCTGAAAAACCTGTGGTTGCTATATTAGGTGGAAGTAAAGTTTCTTCAAAAATCACAGTAATTGAAAATATTTTAGACAAAGTGAACCACATGATTATTGGTGGTGGAATGACGTTTACTTTTGTGAAAGCGCTAGGCGGAAAAATTGGAAATTCGATTTGTGAAGATGATAAATTAGAATTAGCTATTGAAATTTTAAAACAAGCTAAAGAAAAAGGAGTTCAAATCCACATTCCGGTGGATGTTGTAGCTGCAGATTCATTTTCTAATGATGCAAATACCCAAATTGTGGATGTAAATCAAATCCCTGATGGTTGGCAAGGTTTAGACGCAGGTCCTAAAACTTTAGAAATTATCAAACGCATTATTTTAGATTCAAAAACCATATTATGGAACGGTCCATTAGGAGTTTTTGAAATGGAAAATTTTGCTAATGGAACAATATCATTGGGAGAATATATTGCAGAATCTACTGCCAATGGAGCATTTTCATTGGTAGGTGGCGGCGACAGTGTTGCTGCGGTTAAGCAATTTGGATTAGAACCTAAAATGAGTTACGTTTCTACTGGTGGTGGAGCAATGTTGGAAATGCTAGAAGGCAGAACTTTACCAGGGATTGCTGCTATATTAGATTAA
- a CDS encoding lytic transglycosylase domain-containing protein has translation MKKFILVASLLLSVAGFGQENAEKESLLTLPKMSYLDSLKTTFVNHSTSNCIDERWISELASAELSENMFSDISDINIDSEVNYDLSTEILKKRLAKMDAKSPFNIEYNPALENTIKAFLKNRPKAFERLMAVSEYYFPMFEEHLAKYNIPLELKYLAIVESALNPKAKSRVGASGLWQFMYPTGKQYNLEVTSYVDERYDPLKATEAACQYLSSLFGIFGDWSMVLAAYNCGPGNVSKAIRRSGGSQNYWNIRKNLPKETANYVPAFLATFYIYEFKKEHGIQPKKAPVTYFETDTIMVKKQMSFKQISDLLDIPVEQLEFLNPIYKLKVIPFEADKPHYLRLPKNKMGLFVSNEEKIYAYLEHTDTHKEKTKSEYVALSPKDSIGSSPDSTFVSKPKFERKTQYHTIKSGESLGKIADKYNVSIANLKSWNHIKGNTIQAGKKLKIYSDKKIIVQNESSANKNNTYEVKTGDSLFSISKQFPGVSIDDIKKWNDISGDNIQPGMKLKING, from the coding sequence ATGAAAAAATTTATACTGGTTGCATCACTTTTACTCTCGGTTGCTGGTTTCGGGCAAGAGAATGCAGAAAAGGAAAGTTTGTTGACGTTGCCAAAAATGTCCTATTTGGATTCGTTGAAAACAACTTTTGTAAATCACAGCACAAGTAATTGTATTGATGAACGTTGGATTTCTGAACTAGCAAGTGCTGAATTATCTGAAAATATGTTTTCTGATATTTCGGACATCAACATAGATTCTGAAGTAAATTATGATTTATCTACAGAAATATTGAAAAAAAGGTTAGCAAAAATGGATGCTAAATCGCCTTTTAATATTGAGTATAATCCTGCATTAGAAAACACTATTAAAGCGTTTTTAAAAAACAGACCGAAAGCTTTTGAGCGCTTGATGGCGGTTTCAGAATATTATTTCCCAATGTTTGAAGAGCATTTAGCAAAATATAATATTCCGTTAGAATTGAAATATTTAGCAATTGTTGAATCGGCTTTAAATCCGAAAGCAAAATCAAGAGTTGGAGCGTCTGGTTTATGGCAATTTATGTACCCAACCGGAAAACAATATAATTTAGAAGTTACTTCTTATGTTGATGAACGTTACGATCCATTAAAAGCTACCGAAGCTGCGTGTCAATATTTATCAAGTTTGTTCGGAATTTTTGGTGATTGGAGTATGGTTTTGGCTGCTTATAATTGTGGACCTGGGAATGTTTCAAAAGCCATTCGTCGTTCAGGAGGTAGTCAAAATTATTGGAATATTAGAAAAAACTTACCCAAAGAAACTGCTAATTATGTACCGGCATTTTTAGCCACTTTTTACATTTACGAATTTAAGAAAGAACACGGAATTCAACCTAAAAAAGCACCTGTAACGTATTTTGAAACAGATACAATTATGGTGAAAAAACAAATGTCTTTTAAACAAATTTCGGATTTATTAGATATTCCAGTGGAACAATTAGAGTTTTTAAATCCAATATACAAATTAAAGGTAATTCCTTTTGAAGCCGATAAACCTCATTATTTGCGTTTACCAAAAAATAAAATGGGTCTTTTTGTTTCTAACGAAGAAAAAATTTATGCTTATCTAGAACATACCGACACGCATAAAGAGAAGACAAAGAGTGAATATGTTGCATTATCTCCAAAAGATTCAATAGGTTCTAGTCCTGATTCTACTTTTGTAAGTAAACCTAAGTTTGAACGTAAAACACAATATCACACCATTAAAAGTGGAGAAAGTTTAGGAAAGATTGCAGATAAATACAATGTTTCTATTGCAAATCTGAAATCTTGGAACCATATCAAAGGAAATACCATCCAAGCTGGAAAAAAATTAAAAATTTATTCTGATAAAAAGATAATTGTACAAAACGAGTCTAGTGCCAATAAAAACAATACATACGAGGTAAAAACTGGGGATTCACTTTTTTCAATTTCTAAACAATTCCCCGGGGTTTCTATAGACGACATAAAAAAATGGAACGATATTAGCGGGGACAATATTCAACCCGGAATGAAATTAAAAATAAACGGATAA
- a CDS encoding DUF4837 family protein, which yields MKKIAILTLLVVSLFSCKESSKEDVQAILSESNGKINNVSIIIDDNLWNGEIGDSIRKKFAAPVDGLPQEEPLFTLNQYPTKVFEGFVRKSRNIIVVKKGKEAGYASNTNKFAKPQNIFFISGTDTEDVLNVIEEKSAEIIKTIKASEIIENQIRMKKSLVSDEQIQKKFGVSLQIGFGFKYDMVKENFIWLRKEFTSGYNSILIYQVPIEKVEKDTNIIANITAMRDEIGKANIHGTLPNTWMITEAAYAPYLFEVNVANKKTYLTKGTWELKNDFMAGPFVNYAIKDTKNNRYLILEGFTYNPSKSKRDLVFELEAIIQSVKFLK from the coding sequence ATGAAAAAAATTGCAATTTTAACTCTTTTAGTCGTATCACTTTTTTCTTGTAAAGAATCTTCCAAAGAAGATGTTCAAGCTATATTATCAGAATCTAATGGTAAAATCAATAATGTTTCTATCATTATAGACGATAATTTATGGAATGGTGAAATTGGAGACAGTATCCGTAAAAAGTTTGCTGCTCCAGTAGATGGTTTGCCACAAGAAGAGCCTTTGTTTACTTTAAATCAATACCCAACAAAAGTGTTTGAAGGATTTGTTCGTAAAAGTCGCAACATCATTGTTGTCAAAAAAGGTAAAGAAGCAGGTTATGCTTCAAACACAAATAAATTTGCCAAGCCACAAAATATATTTTTCATTTCTGGAACAGATACGGAAGATGTTTTAAATGTTATAGAAGAAAAATCGGCTGAAATAATAAAAACCATCAAAGCTTCTGAAATTATTGAAAATCAAATTCGAATGAAAAAATCATTGGTTTCTGATGAACAGATTCAAAAGAAGTTTGGTGTAAGTTTACAAATCGGATTTGGATTCAAATACGATATGGTAAAAGAGAATTTTATTTGGCTTCGAAAAGAATTTACTTCGGGTTATAACAGCATTTTAATTTATCAGGTTCCAATTGAAAAAGTTGAAAAAGACACCAATATTATTGCGAATATTACTGCAATGCGTGATGAAATTGGAAAGGCAAATATTCACGGAACGTTACCAAATACTTGGATGATTACTGAAGCTGCTTATGCTCCATACCTTTTTGAAGTTAATGTTGCCAACAAAAAAACCTATTTAACCAAAGGAACTTGGGAATTGAAAAACGATTTTATGGCAGGACCTTTTGTTAATTATGCCATCAAAGACACTAAAAATAATCGTTATTTAATTTTAGAAGGATTCACTTATAATCCATCCAAATCGAAGCGTGATTTGGTTTTCGAATTGGAAGCCATTATTCAGTCGGTTAAATTTTTAAAATAA
- a CDS encoding GNAT family N-acetyltransferase, whose translation MEVTFKIKRFNELSITELYSLLQLRSEVFVVEQNCVYQDIDSKDEKALHVLGYCNGDLAAYSRLFNKGYYFEETSIGRVVVSPKYRDKKFGNDLMSVSIEAIKENFNETAITISAQEYLKKFYESHGFVQTSEMYLEDDIPHIQMKKK comes from the coding sequence ATGGAAGTAACATTCAAAATAAAGCGATTTAACGAACTTTCTATAACCGAACTATATTCTTTGCTACAACTTCGTTCAGAAGTGTTTGTTGTGGAGCAAAATTGCGTTTATCAAGACATTGACAGCAAAGATGAGAAAGCACTTCATGTTTTAGGCTATTGCAATGGCGATTTAGCTGCGTATTCTCGTTTGTTCAACAAAGGTTATTATTTTGAAGAAACATCAATAGGAAGAGTTGTGGTAAGCCCAAAATACCGCGATAAAAAATTCGGTAATGATTTAATGAGTGTTTCCATTGAAGCCATAAAAGAAAATTTCAACGAGACTGCTATTACCATTTCTGCGCAAGAATATCTTAAAAAATTCTATGAATCACATGGATTTGTACAAACAAGTGAAATGTATTTAGAAGATGATATTCCGCATATTCAGATGAAGAAAAAATAA
- a CDS encoding OmpA family protein, translated as MTRLFFLFFLLFSVVSFAQEEEEVHSIFFEFDKFNLKTEQADAVVAFVSKIDTARIESVQIFGYCDDRGKDQYNYTLSTNRANTVKDKLIEKGIKSKIIITLEGKGRIMLDEDMQTNIPEARSKNRRVDVVVNFKPIVIEDLKIPGVYSTIKKDRIVGDRIYLDHVLFERGSSQLTYKAKKELDRIALELHKYKNIHFEIQGHVCCTPTFQKEAVDRDTKKRELSINRAKRVYNYFLMKRISKTRMTFKGYGNTQSLKKGSTLDRRVELLITKNDVVPVEAKK; from the coding sequence ATGACACGTTTATTTTTCCTTTTCTTTTTACTTTTTTCTGTGGTTTCTTTTGCTCAAGAAGAAGAAGAAGTACATTCAATATTTTTTGAATTTGATAAATTTAATTTAAAAACAGAACAAGCCGATGCGGTAGTTGCCTTTGTAAGTAAAATTGACACTGCTCGTATTGAATCGGTTCAAATTTTTGGTTATTGTGATGACCGCGGAAAAGATCAATATAATTACACTTTATCTACCAACAGAGCAAATACCGTAAAAGACAAACTAATAGAAAAAGGCATCAAGAGTAAAATCATTATTACACTAGAAGGAAAAGGAAGAATCATGCTGGATGAAGATATGCAAACTAATATTCCTGAAGCACGTTCAAAAAACCGACGAGTAGATGTGGTGGTAAATTTTAAACCTATTGTAATTGAAGATTTAAAGATTCCAGGGGTTTATAGTACAATCAAAAAAGATAGAATTGTGGGCGATAGAATTTATCTCGACCACGTTTTATTTGAAAGAGGAAGCAGCCAATTGACCTATAAAGCAAAAAAAGAATTGGACAGAATAGCTCTAGAGCTTCACAAATACAAAAATATTCACTTCGAAATTCAAGGGCATGTTTGTTGCACGCCAACCTTCCAAAAAGAAGCAGTAGACCGCGACACTAAAAAACGCGAATTATCTATCAATCGTGCAAAACGAGTATATAATTATTTCTTGATGAAACGCATCAGTAAAACCCGCATGACTTTTAAGGGTTATGGCAACACCCAATCGTTAAAAAAAGGCAGCACTTTAGACCGTAGGGTTGAACTTTTGATTACTAAAAATGATGTGGTTCCTGTGGAAGCTAAGAAGTAG